The nucleotide window tgcaaccttgaacgatggtggggcaaacctcagcgaggacgctgagtcccataaggggggtggattgtaacaccctaggcaaattccacaacgacaaaacacgggagagatgctgggtttataagttgatggttcataaccctagtgacgcgttttaaaaccgcgagggctttggcccagagcggacaatatcactagtgggctgggccattacaggtTCTATAAGGGAAAGTGGAGTTTTGATTGAAGTGAAGGTTGATTTAGGCTAAGGAGAGCTTgaagacaaggttagtgctaacaatCCCTATCAATTTTGAAGTTTTAAGaatttaagttagggttttgataaaaaaaaattagggttttgtgaattgATGCTTAATTGACTTTGTTGAGACCattgttgactattagaagtgccatgaatgtcaatTGAAGTTGATGTTGGGAGTGCAAATTTTCCATGTAGGATTTCTAGATCTTGAGTCCAGTATGGTTTTTAGGCTATAAGTAAAGTTTTGTtgctccaattgatgtgaggtcaattggagatgaaacctacgacaatttgctacatttttcatgaagagactatgcccaaaaactgaccttaACATGACCTAAAAATTACTTGAATTCGGGTAACCCTAATCTGGACCGATTGTGCTTTGTTGGTCTTATTTTCATCCAACTTCACTtaatctttatcaattttatttgggGTTTTTCTATATggcttaagtgtggttctagacattctagtcgtctggacagacactagtcaccaaaacagtagaatgtacggattacttaatatgggggtgttacaaaatatcCACACTTGATGAAGTCCAACATTGATCAACATTCAAAATCTTTTTTTGTTTCCCATTAAAACCGCACTTAATATGGGATATaatatatttcattaaatttaatcaatgatgtaatataatataattattattttatttttatttttatttttttttctttaaaaaataataatttattattgttattattattattattattgttgttgttgttgttattgttgttgtttgaatatttaatttatttatgatgGTAATATCATGAGAGTACTCGTGGCGAACGTAGCAACAGCACTTAAGAAAGTCAATAGATTAGGCATTTTCGGATATGAACCAATCTTAATGCACCATTATATTAGTTAGTATATTATTAAGTTTGGAACTAATTTGTTTTCAATATTTAATACTTTGccaaatttgaattttatatattgaGTGTTAATTTTCTAAAccctaatataaaaatatatattttatacttctatttataaattttgaaatattatattttaaaaaatatataatttaaatattttaaagaattattaaaattttacaatataaatattacaaaatattaTATCCATTACAAATTAAATATATTGAACTAAATAGAATTGGACATGTTTAGTAGCATTTGGGGTTATGATAATCAGATTTGGGTAGGATATAGATAGTTTAGAAAgaattttaatctaatttaaaatGAGTTTaagtatttaaattattaatcggGTTTAGATTTATGCCAGTAGGGTGATTCTGTAAGTACCTTATCAATTATCATTATTAACTATGGCAATTGGTAGTAGAAAGTAGTGAACGTAGTGGTGGCAAATGGTAGTTGATGGTAGTGGTGATGAGGATAGTAACTAATAGTTGATGACAACAGCGGCAATGACAATAGTTGCTGATGGTGGTTTTCAAGTAGTGATAGTGGTGGCTACTGCTTATGGTTGGTAATTATAATCAAATTATAGCaatgaaaaaataaatcaaaataagtAATACAATTGCAtacatttttatatataaaaataattacattaattaaagTGTAATAGGTTGCATAATATAATTATCAATCTATtacattaaattattattatataagtaaACAAAATAATGGAAGAAGATATGCATTCCATTATTATAATTTCGATTACATCTTACTAAACATAATCTAGTTGGGTACCCAAACAATGGTATCACAATTAAGGAAGTGACAAACTGGAGGTCCTCCAGGCTTAACCTTCAGGATCTGGAAGGCAATGTGCTTGGGGTTCCAAGCTGATGTATCTGCGTGGCAAACTGCAATGGCTTTAGCTTTGGAGCCATCAACGCCTTCCAGTGGAATCGTGTAAGCCTTTGTGGCATTGATTGTATGACAGTAAAATACAGCATATGCATATCTCTGCTTGTGGCACACTATTTGTTTATCTCCAATCATTTTGATTCCCTTTAAAATAGTATACTCCTGTTCTCTATTCTCCTTTTCTGCCTCATTCGCAAGCGCCTGAACTTTCTTCCCAAACTTTGTAATGACAAAATCAACTAGTGATTCTAAAGAGGTAGCACAATATTTATTTTCTCCCCTAATATTTGGTGCCTCACAGTCTTCAATTGTTCGTTTTGCAAATTGAGCTTCCTTTGACGAAGgttttattgaaaaatatttgaGAATTTGTGGTAACATATTGCTTGAAAATGGTATGGTTTCAGCAATTTTTCTTGGCAAGAAATTggaggttttgtttgatttagtaAAATTAAGGGTCATGATTTTGTGAGGAAGGAGATCATCATATAAGAAGAATATGGTGGTTTTACTTGGTATGAAAACTTTATTAGATTTTCTCAATTCTGGCCAATATGCAGTTCCATACCTGTTCTCGTAAGATCCCCCATCCCCAGTGGAGGTTGAAATTCCATTCTTGAATTCTTAGATTAAGCGACAATTTAATTAGTATTTGATTGaagcaaaataataataataataataataataataataataataataataataaagcaaCTTGCAATGGATTGTTTGTCACTAATACGACGattgaaaaagaaagagaaaatgaaactaaccaGGCTGTAAAAGGTCTTGTAGAGCTTTGGGCATGGAAGTGTTTGGTAACATGGACTTCCAATACACCTCTGCAGGTAAAGAAGCATTGCTTCCTCTTAGAGCAAGCTGCCAAACTTACATTAATtagtttctatatatatatatatatatatatatatatatatataagcacaGTTATTTTTTTAAAGATAATTAAGCATATATAGAAGAGAATTTAGCACTTACACAGAATAAAACATAGATGGAAAGAAGATGAAACTCCATAGGAACTCCAAATGATATCTACTGAAAATTTGGAGCGTTTAACAATAAGAAAATTATGTGCAATGAGTGTGAGAATATTAATTTATGCACAAACCAGAAACAAGGCTAGCTGGAATAACAAGGACAGCACTCAATAATCTAATACCCAAGACAAAGGACAAATGAAGTCCTCCGCCGAAAAAGACTCTAGCTATCTATCTTGGACTGACTTAAAGATTTTTCTCTACCAAAGGATGCTATTTTAGActcggatttttttttttttgaccttATGTAGATGGAGTGGCGGCTGTCCAACTAAATTTATGTGGGTGCGATGGAGTCAATATTTTATGTGGAGAGCGTGAAATTACCCATCAATCTCTATTTTACATAAATCTCTCATGACTTGATAAGCTTGTCTTTGGATAACAAACtaaatttgcaaaaattttaatGGGATGGAGCTGCCTGTTAATGTAACatgtaaattaattttcaaatatAATTTGTCTCGAATTTTTGCTTCTTTTCAAGCcttttgttagaattatgactcaaaatcttagtgggatttggagagacattttcctaatttgagtgggggAAATATTCTTTaataggatagaggaatattttctatataaagtagaactcttattttagtgttattcctaaattgagtgggactcataatcggattaggattgaaggaattaacactataaataggagaatggtgaAAAAGGGTTATttggctttcagctcatggagtgaggctGTCGCCCATTGTAGAGAGGGCTTTGCCAATTACtgaggatttggctctgcccattgatgagggacACTTGCCCATTGCATTGGAGAGAGATTTCGGCCTAAGGTGgagtaaggacatagaattcaaaaggaaaaaatTCTTGTCCATTAATGAGAGGGCTCTtacccatatagttgaaggcatCCTTTgtggtatagttttgtaatagtaaatatattgggttatgtctaaaGGAGACTGAgggggactaactaatatatttactatgagcagttatgtagtatgggttctcttgggtataattgggtttatgggtagtatagctttgagcttgtaatgatgatttattactATTGATTGTGAAAGACGGCATGCCCATGtatgtagccctatgttgagagggtgaaccacgtaaatattggtgttttgtgtGTTTTCTTTGTTTCTTTGTAGTTTATACGCCGTGGTGTATAACAAATTGGTGTCAGAGCACGGGGATGATCTTGGTGAATTTAATTGAAGGTGGAGCTATTGTGACATGTAGAAAGTTGTAGATGCAATAATAGTGATGGTGGAGAGTTGAAATTGAGGTTgagctcttgatgcaaaatcaagaaaGTTGATGATGCGAAAATTTTTTGAAGAAAgaagcaagttacacccaagatgaagattgaagaatagagatttgaaggattcaagctcaagcatggagatttgatgatttgatgacacctaagaatttgaggtatgcaatggttgatggattttgagtcaaggtggagattgttagaattataaCTCAAAATCTTAGTGGAATTTAGAGagaccttttcctaatttgagtgagagaatgtaacgccctcactttaggtagttcgtacattctactatttcagtgACTAATATCTGTTTGGACAGCCAGGATATCtaaaactacactcaaactagagtgaagagtcataaattgattgaatcaagactaagaaaaattaagaaaaaataaaagaaacgaAATGCCAATAGGTTAAACGAGCTGGGATTTCGGCGATGGATGACCTTACTGGGAAATGATAATGAGTTCAGTGTAACTCTAAATTCAAGCCAAACCCTATGAGACCCTTAATGAAGACTTAATTAAGGGAATTTCTATGAAGTGATAAggcaaagaaatgaaagaaaataagcaAAAAGCAAAGAAAGATAAGGCATTatcgggtattatgaaaaagacAGACATAAACCTGGAAAGagccaaatttggtcaattaaatttgaaagTCTAATATTGAcaaaaatgagagaaattaatttaatgaagctagattaatttaattaattcagattatgaaaattaaaaataattattgaaaagtcaaattgtaattattataaacttc belongs to Hevea brasiliensis isolate MT/VB/25A 57/8 chromosome 4, ASM3005281v1, whole genome shotgun sequence and includes:
- the LOC131179399 gene encoding BURP domain protein RD22-like, producing MPKALQDLLQPEFKNGISTSTGDGGSYENRYGTAYWPELRKSNKVFIPSKTTIFFLYDDLLPHKIMTLNFTKSNKTSNFLPRKIAETIPFSSNMLPQILKYFSIKPSSKEAQFAKRTIEDCEAPNIRGENKYCATSLESLVDFVITKFGKKVQALANEAEKENREQEYTILKGIKMIGDKQIVCHKQRYAYAVFYCHTINATKAYTIPLEGVDGSKAKAIAVCHADTSAWNPKHIAFQILKVKPGGPPVCHFLNCDTIVWVPN